The following proteins are co-located in the Stigmatella aurantiaca genome:
- a CDS encoding non-ribosomal peptide synthetase, with protein MSVRELLGTLAAKGVRLRVDGDKLVVEADKAVLTPELRAGLSANKADILVFLRKHSSREEAGSEPTQPLARPEVIPLSSGQERLWFLDRLSPGTSQYNVHLGLRVRGALDTKALRRSLDELVRRHEVLRTSFPEVEGSPRQVIASPDVGVDLTIVEVPGLSEPQREEEIQRRSDELAQRPFDLARGPLLRVALVALGTDDFALFVTKHHIITDGWSLGVFVRELSALYASFVRGQPAALPPVSMQFADSALRERAWLAGEPGARERAYWKEKLKGLPPLQLPVDHAVSTSTSHRGATVPVFLPPALSEALRELASREGCSLFMVLFASFSALLQRYSGQADFGVGTVIANRGSVPAELIGFIANTLALRCDLSGEPTFTQWLGRARKTVLEALDYQALPFSEVVQAVGASRDGGLNPLVRACFTLENIPAPALELPGTSWSFLNGAPDGSVEGVAKFELSLILASGEKGLAGMLEYSREVFDASTAERMVGHFQMLLESIVAHPDIPLSKLPLLTAEERGRLLSDWNGPVLGVPAVCMHEFVQAQVERTPQAVAVVSGQRTLTYAELNRRANQLAHHLRRLGVRPEERVGLCVERTEDVVIGLLAILKAGGAYVPLDPAYPKERLALILEDAQVPLLLTQQRLVPELPSTQARVVCLDTDWPAIGAERETNPERTTAPDAIAYLIYTSGSTGKPKGVMIEHRNAVAFLIWAMSVFSPKELAGTLASTSICFDLSVFELFTPLCCGAKVIVAKNALELPELPAAREVTLINTVPSAMGALLRSGAVPSSVAIVNLAGEALAGALVDQIYQLGHVRDVFNLYGPSETTTYSTFTRVSRGQTPTIGRPVGNTQVYVLDSNREPMPIGVPGEVYIGGLGVARGYLGRPELTAERFVHSPFGGAPEARLYRTGDLARWLQDGQLEYLGRMDHQVKLRGFRIELGEIGAALLEHPGVRDAVVVVREGLGADKQLVAYVVGRGEKALDPAELRDYLKSRLPEYMVPFLFVSLDALPLTPNGKVDRAALPAPERTHAGPAKEHVAPRTAGEESLAAIWRQVLGVEQIGVHDNFFELGGHSLLLYRVLVLARSASGVDIPLRALLQAPTLEEMTRAIEAAKTGSLPAHDVTAEMEADAVLDAGIALGKALPPVAGALRTVLLTGATGFLGAFLLEELCRKTDARIYCLVRSKTEQDGMLRIRKNLESYSLWNEALAPRIVPLRGDIGQPLLGLSEAEFQRLSEEVDAIYHNGALVNFLYPYESMRAANVLGTREILRLATRTRIKPLHYVSTVSVLPLGRKAPIREDEPLEGPTSLVGGYAQSKWVAEKLVREASRRGLPVTILRPGRVTGDSRTGAWNTDDLVCRTLKGCVRMGMAPSVDALLDLTPVDYVSSAIVALSMRPESIGQTYHLVNPQFVRADEMWSHMRAFGYGLRVLPYDEWLAQLGAVASSDSELGDLLMFLQQVPPEDRGVGGPRMVVCDSGHTLKALEGTGTFCPSVDAALISTYLSSLVHRGFLKAPEMR; from the coding sequence ATGAGTGTACGTGAGTTGTTGGGGACCCTCGCCGCCAAGGGCGTCCGCCTGCGTGTCGACGGAGACAAGCTCGTGGTCGAGGCAGACAAGGCCGTCCTGACCCCGGAGCTGCGCGCCGGGCTGTCCGCGAACAAGGCGGACATCCTGGTGTTTTTGCGGAAGCACTCCTCGCGGGAGGAGGCGGGGAGCGAGCCGACACAGCCCCTCGCGAGGCCGGAAGTCATCCCGCTGTCCAGCGGGCAGGAGCGGCTCTGGTTCCTCGATCGCCTCTCGCCGGGCACATCGCAGTACAACGTCCATCTCGGCCTCCGGGTGCGAGGTGCGCTCGATACCAAGGCTTTGCGCCGGAGCCTGGACGAGCTTGTCCGGCGGCACGAGGTGCTCCGGACGTCTTTCCCTGAGGTGGAGGGAAGTCCCCGGCAGGTCATCGCGTCTCCTGATGTTGGCGTGGATCTGACGATCGTGGAGGTGCCGGGGCTCTCGGAGCCGCAGCGCGAGGAGGAGATCCAGCGGCGCTCGGACGAGCTGGCCCAGCGGCCCTTTGATCTGGCGAGGGGGCCGCTTCTCCGGGTCGCGCTCGTGGCCCTGGGAACCGATGACTTCGCCCTCTTCGTGACGAAGCACCACATCATCACGGACGGCTGGTCACTCGGCGTCTTCGTCCGGGAGCTGTCGGCGCTGTACGCGTCCTTCGTCCGGGGGCAGCCGGCGGCGTTGCCGCCCGTGTCGATGCAGTTCGCCGATTCAGCCTTGCGCGAGCGTGCGTGGTTGGCGGGGGAGCCGGGAGCCCGCGAGCGAGCGTACTGGAAGGAGAAGCTCAAGGGGCTGCCTCCGCTTCAGCTCCCCGTGGACCATGCGGTCTCCACCTCCACGAGCCATCGCGGCGCCACGGTTCCCGTCTTCTTGCCGCCAGCGCTCAGCGAGGCCCTGAGGGAGCTCGCCAGCCGGGAGGGATGCAGCCTCTTCATGGTGCTCTTCGCCTCGTTCTCGGCACTCCTGCAACGCTATTCCGGGCAGGCCGATTTCGGTGTGGGGACGGTGATCGCCAACCGCGGGAGCGTGCCCGCAGAGCTCATCGGCTTCATCGCCAATACCCTCGCGCTCCGGTGTGACTTGTCGGGTGAGCCGACCTTCACGCAGTGGCTGGGCCGTGCCCGCAAGACCGTGCTCGAAGCACTGGACTACCAGGCGCTGCCGTTCAGCGAGGTGGTGCAGGCGGTCGGCGCATCGCGCGACGGTGGGCTCAACCCGCTGGTGCGTGCCTGCTTCACGCTGGAGAACATTCCAGCGCCGGCGCTGGAGCTGCCGGGGACGAGCTGGTCCTTCCTGAATGGCGCTCCGGACGGCAGCGTGGAGGGGGTGGCCAAGTTCGAGCTCTCGCTCATTCTGGCTTCGGGCGAGAAGGGCCTGGCCGGCATGCTGGAGTACTCGCGGGAGGTGTTCGACGCCTCGACAGCCGAGCGGATGGTGGGGCACTTCCAGATGCTGCTCGAGTCCATCGTGGCTCACCCCGACATACCGTTGTCGAAGCTGCCGCTGTTGACGGCGGAAGAGCGTGGGAGGCTCCTCTCCGATTGGAACGGTCCAGTGCTCGGCGTCCCCGCAGTGTGCATGCACGAGTTCGTGCAGGCCCAAGTGGAGCGGACCCCCCAGGCCGTGGCCGTGGTGAGCGGGCAGCGGACCCTCACTTATGCGGAGCTCAACCGCCGGGCAAACCAGCTGGCTCACCATCTGCGGCGGCTCGGCGTCCGGCCCGAGGAACGCGTCGGCCTCTGTGTCGAGCGCACGGAAGATGTCGTCATCGGGCTGCTGGCCATCCTCAAAGCCGGGGGGGCCTATGTCCCGTTGGATCCCGCCTATCCGAAGGAGCGGCTGGCGCTGATCCTCGAGGATGCCCAGGTGCCCCTGCTGCTCACGCAGCAGCGCCTCGTCCCGGAGCTTCCTTCCACCCAGGCGCGGGTGGTGTGCCTGGATACGGACTGGCCAGCCATTGGAGCCGAGCGCGAGACGAACCCCGAGCGCACCACGGCGCCGGATGCGATCGCCTACCTCATCTACACCTCGGGCTCCACCGGCAAGCCCAAGGGGGTCATGATCGAGCACCGCAACGCCGTGGCCTTCCTGATATGGGCCATGAGCGTCTTCTCTCCCAAGGAGCTGGCGGGAACTCTGGCCTCGACGTCGATCTGTTTCGACCTCTCGGTCTTCGAGCTCTTCACCCCCCTGTGTTGTGGGGCGAAGGTGATCGTCGCGAAGAACGCGCTGGAGCTGCCAGAGCTGCCCGCGGCGCGGGAAGTGACGCTCATCAACACCGTCCCATCGGCCATGGGCGCGCTTCTGCGGTCGGGCGCTGTGCCGTCTTCGGTGGCCATCGTGAACCTGGCGGGTGAGGCGCTCGCGGGAGCGCTGGTCGATCAGATCTACCAGCTCGGCCACGTGCGGGATGTGTTCAACCTCTATGGTCCGAGCGAGACGACGACCTACTCGACGTTCACCCGGGTGAGCCGTGGGCAGACGCCGACCATCGGGCGCCCTGTCGGGAATACCCAGGTGTATGTGTTGGACTCGAACAGGGAGCCGATGCCCATCGGTGTGCCGGGCGAGGTCTACATCGGGGGCCTCGGGGTCGCGCGCGGGTACCTGGGCCGGCCGGAACTCACGGCGGAAAGGTTCGTCCATTCTCCCTTCGGTGGAGCCCCCGAGGCCCGCCTGTATAGAACGGGAGACCTGGCGCGGTGGCTTCAGGACGGGCAGCTTGAGTACCTGGGCCGGATGGATCACCAGGTGAAGCTCCGTGGCTTCCGCATCGAGCTTGGAGAGATCGGCGCGGCGCTGCTGGAGCACCCAGGGGTCCGCGACGCCGTGGTCGTGGTGCGGGAGGGACTGGGGGCGGACAAGCAGCTTGTGGCTTACGTGGTCGGGCGTGGGGAGAAGGCGCTCGATCCAGCCGAGCTGCGCGACTACCTGAAGTCCAGGCTGCCCGAGTACATGGTTCCCTTTTTGTTCGTGAGCCTTGATGCGTTGCCGCTCACGCCGAATGGAAAGGTGGATCGTGCCGCGCTCCCGGCGCCGGAGCGCACGCATGCCGGGCCGGCGAAGGAGCACGTTGCGCCGCGGACTGCCGGTGAAGAGTCCCTGGCCGCCATCTGGCGCCAGGTCTTGGGCGTGGAACAGATCGGTGTCCACGACAACTTCTTCGAGCTTGGAGGGCACTCGTTGCTGCTTTACCGGGTGCTCGTCCTCGCGCGCTCGGCGTCTGGGGTGGACATTCCGCTGCGTGCCTTGTTGCAGGCGCCGACCCTGGAGGAGATGACACGGGCCATCGAGGCCGCCAAGACAGGCTCGCTGCCAGCCCACGACGTGACGGCGGAGATGGAAGCGGATGCCGTGCTGGATGCCGGGATTGCGCTGGGCAAGGCACTTCCGCCCGTGGCGGGGGCTTTGCGCACCGTCCTGCTGACCGGCGCCACGGGCTTCCTCGGCGCCTTCCTGCTGGAGGAACTCTGTCGCAAGACAGATGCACGCATCTATTGCCTGGTGCGTTCCAAGACGGAGCAGGACGGGATGCTCAGGATTCGCAAGAACCTGGAGAGCTACTCTCTGTGGAACGAGGCCCTGGCGCCGCGCATCGTTCCCCTCCGTGGGGACATCGGCCAGCCCCTGTTGGGGCTTTCCGAGGCGGAGTTCCAGCGGCTCTCGGAAGAGGTGGACGCCATTTATCACAACGGCGCCCTCGTCAATTTCCTCTATCCGTACGAGTCCATGCGAGCGGCCAATGTGCTCGGCACGAGGGAGATCCTCCGGCTTGCCACGCGGACGCGCATCAAGCCGTTGCACTACGTCTCGACGGTCTCGGTATTGCCTCTGGGACGCAAGGCTCCTATCCGGGAGGATGAGCCCCTGGAAGGGCCCACGAGCCTGGTGGGAGGCTATGCACAGAGCAAGTGGGTTGCCGAGAAACTCGTGAGGGAGGCTTCGCGGCGAGGACTTCCGGTGACCATCCTTCGGCCGGGGCGGGTGACCGGCGACAGCCGGACCGGTGCCTGGAACACGGATGATCTGGTGTGCAGGACGCTCAAGGGATGCGTCCGGATGGGGATGGCTCCCAGCGTCGATGCCCTAC